In a genomic window of Sphingomonas koreensis:
- the istB gene encoding IS21-like element helper ATPase IstB — MSRAADDKMPPGTTAGTPQVLLAHHLKQLKLPTVLREYEKLARECARDGVDHTRYLLRLIELELIDRERRTVERRIRAARFPAVKSLDTFDFTAIPSLNKMLVLELARCEYILRRENIIALGNSGTGKTHAALALGLAACQKGFTVAFTTAAALVNQLLEARDEKRLLKMQRELAAVKLLIVDELGYVPLSPTGAELLFETFSQRYERGSTIVTSNLPFEDWTQVLGSERLTGALLDRLTHHVSILTMNGDSYRLKQSAHRRRAARAEQNQATPAD; from the coding sequence ATGAGCCGGGCGGCGGACGACAAGATGCCGCCCGGTACGACGGCGGGCACGCCGCAGGTTCTGCTGGCGCATCACCTCAAGCAGCTCAAGCTGCCCACGGTCCTGCGCGAGTATGAGAAGCTGGCCCGGGAATGTGCGCGCGATGGCGTTGATCACACCCGCTACCTGCTGCGTCTCATCGAACTGGAGCTGATCGACCGGGAGCGCCGCACGGTCGAGCGCCGGATCCGTGCTGCCCGGTTCCCGGCGGTGAAGAGCCTCGATACCTTCGACTTCACGGCCATCCCCAGCCTCAACAAGATGCTCGTGCTGGAACTGGCACGCTGCGAGTACATCTTGCGCCGGGAAAACATCATCGCGCTTGGCAACAGTGGCACGGGCAAAACGCACGCCGCGCTCGCCCTGGGACTGGCCGCCTGCCAGAAGGGCTTCACGGTCGCGTTCACCACCGCCGCAGCGCTGGTGAACCAGTTGCTGGAAGCCCGCGACGAAAAGCGGCTGCTCAAGATGCAACGCGAGCTTGCCGCCGTGAAGCTGCTGATCGTCGATGAACTGGGCTACGTTCCGCTCTCCCCCACGGGCGCGGAACTGTTGTTCGAGACCTTCTCACAGCGTTACGAGCGCGGATCGACCATCGTCACCTCCAACCTGCCGTTCGAGGACTGGACGCAGGTCCTCGGGTCCGAGCGGCTCACCGGAGCGCTGCTCGACAGGCTCACTCACCACGTCAGCATCCTGACCATGAACGGCGACAGCTACCGCCTGAAGCAATCCGCCCACCGTCGCCGCGCTGCCAGGGCGGAGCAAAACCAGGCCACCCCCGCCGACTGA
- a CDS encoding tyrosine-type recombinase/integrase has translation MALTALRIAKAKPGTYCDGKGLLLRVTPTGAKSWMLRIQHNGRRRDFGLGSTDWVTLAEARAAAAALRADIKKGIESIGRETKRNTTSKTQPIPTFDQAARKCYETLSEGWDDRRKKNWISSLENHIFPLIGRKPIDTVDSAMVRGALEPIWLKIPETARRILQRISSVLDFAHIEGWCQRRSDFRPAWRSKSRPLRMNADYMQRAPIGALCIFAVLRRVSRRGWPGFAPPWQRGDGGRIASGGSCRRSWSGC, from the coding sequence ATGGCACTGACTGCACTCCGCATCGCCAAGGCGAAGCCAGGAACTTATTGTGACGGCAAGGGCTTGCTGCTTCGCGTCACGCCGACTGGGGCGAAAAGCTGGATGCTCCGTATCCAGCACAATGGGCGCCGACGAGACTTCGGACTTGGGTCCACGGACTGGGTTACGCTTGCCGAAGCGCGAGCCGCTGCCGCCGCTCTTCGTGCCGATATCAAGAAAGGTATTGAGTCGATCGGGCGCGAGACGAAGCGCAATACAACTTCCAAAACACAGCCCATTCCAACATTCGATCAAGCAGCAAGAAAGTGCTATGAAACCCTGTCCGAAGGCTGGGATGATCGACGAAAGAAAAACTGGATTTCGAGTCTTGAGAACCACATATTTCCGCTCATCGGGAGGAAGCCGATCGACACGGTGGACAGCGCGATGGTCCGTGGAGCGCTGGAACCGATATGGCTGAAGATTCCGGAGACAGCTCGCCGAATTCTTCAGCGTATCTCCTCCGTCCTTGATTTCGCCCATATCGAGGGATGGTGTCAACGGCGGTCGGATTTCAGGCCAGCATGGCGGAGTAAAAGCAGGCCATTGAGGATGAACGCGGACTATATGCAAAGGGCCCCGATCGGGGCCCTTTGCATATTTGCCGTTTTGCGGCGGGTCAGTCGGCGGGGGTGGCCTGGTTTTGCTCCGCCCTGGCAGCGCGGCGACGGTGGGCGGATTGCTTCAGGCGGTAGCTGTCGCCGTTCATGGTCAGGATGCTGA
- a CDS encoding DUF1852 domain-containing protein yields MSKSAFTFSIKSIAFDEDYRPADNTRITTNFANLARGESRQENLRNTLRMIDNRFNSLAHWDNPRGDRYSVELKIITAEMRIDSDGDGDVFPLIEILQTTIIDKKTGERIDGMVGNNFSSYVRDYDFSVVLPDYMKNHPNSGAPRDFGNLHGNLFKHFLNSSAYRDNFSKPPVICLSVSSSKTYHRTTNEHPVLGVEYRNDEFSATDEYFAKMGMKVRYFMPPNSVAPYAFYHIGDLLGDYTSLELVSTISVMETFQKIYRPEIYNANSAAAEHYQPSLKYQDYSLTRIVYDREERSRLAVEQGKFAEERFIKPYQAVLEQWSASFAA; encoded by the coding sequence ATGAGCAAGAGCGCATTCACATTCTCGATAAAGAGCATCGCCTTCGACGAGGATTATCGTCCCGCGGACAACACGCGGATAACGACCAACTTCGCCAATCTGGCGCGGGGAGAAAGCCGCCAGGAGAATCTGCGCAACACGCTGCGGATGATCGACAACCGCTTCAATTCCCTCGCGCATTGGGACAATCCCAGGGGCGATCGCTATTCGGTCGAACTGAAGATCATCACCGCCGAGATGAGGATCGATTCGGACGGAGATGGCGACGTCTTCCCTTTGATCGAAATCCTTCAGACCACCATCATCGACAAGAAGACCGGCGAGCGTATCGACGGGATGGTCGGAAACAATTTCTCCTCCTACGTCCGCGACTATGATTTCAGCGTTGTCCTGCCGGATTACATGAAGAATCACCCGAATTCGGGGGCGCCGCGGGATTTCGGGAACCTTCACGGCAACCTGTTTAAGCACTTTCTGAATTCGAGTGCCTATCGGGACAATTTCAGCAAGCCGCCTGTTATCTGCCTGAGCGTGTCGAGCAGCAAGACCTATCATCGGACCACGAACGAGCACCCTGTTCTGGGTGTCGAATATCGCAATGACGAATTCTCCGCGACCGATGAGTATTTCGCCAAGATGGGCATGAAGGTGCGCTATTTCATGCCGCCGAACAGCGTTGCGCCTTATGCCTTCTACCATATCGGCGACCTGCTCGGCGACTATACCAGCCTTGAGCTCGTCAGCACCATCAGCGTGATGGAAACCTTCCAGAAGATCTACCGTCCGGAGATCTACAACGCCAATTCCGCGGCGGCGGAACATTATCAGCCGAGCCTGAAGTACCAGGACTATTCGCTGACCCGGATCGTCTACGACCGCGAAGAACGCAGCCGGCTCGCCGTCGAGCAGGGCAAGTTCGCCGAGGAGCGCTTCATCAAGCCCTATCAGGCCGTGCTCGAGCAATGGTCGGCCAGCTTCGCCGCCTGA
- the istA gene encoding IS21 family transposase, translating into MFAVEVYAAVRRFVFVEGNSQREAAKVFGLSRETISKMCRFSLPPGYTRTKPVAKPKLGSLLPVIDRILAEDRTAPMKQRHTAKRIFERLRDEHGYGGGYTVVKDYVRQCRARGRETFVPLAHPPGHAQVDFGEAVGVIGGVRQKVHFFCMDLPQSDACFVKAYPAETTEAFLDGHVSAFAFFGAVPRSILYDNTTIAVAKICGDGKRERTRAFTGLVSHYLFTDRFGRPGKGNDKGKVEGLVKHARTHFMVPIPHAASYDAFNAELERRCRARQEERAGRHSQTIGERLVADLAAMCPVPVGTFEPCETRAARVSSTALVRYRTNDYSVPTRYGFQDVVVKGFVDQVVILCGGEEIARHPRCYGEAMFVANPLHYLALIESKPGALDQAAALQGWDLPEVFQHLRHLLEARMGNKGKREFIQVLRLLEALPMEVVTFAVNEAIHIGAIGFDAIKQIALARIERRPARLDLTAYPHLPRMEVKTTRAADYAALLPELAA; encoded by the coding sequence ATGTTTGCCGTGGAGGTCTACGCAGCGGTTCGTCGTTTTGTGTTCGTGGAAGGGAACAGCCAACGGGAAGCGGCGAAAGTGTTCGGCCTGAGCCGTGAAACGATTTCGAAGATGTGCCGGTTTTCGCTGCCGCCGGGCTACACGCGCACGAAGCCCGTGGCGAAGCCGAAGCTGGGATCGTTGTTGCCGGTGATCGACCGGATCCTGGCGGAAGACCGGACGGCGCCGATGAAGCAGCGGCACACGGCCAAGCGGATTTTCGAGCGCCTGCGCGACGAGCATGGCTACGGTGGCGGCTACACGGTGGTGAAGGATTATGTCCGGCAATGCCGGGCGCGCGGCCGCGAGACGTTCGTACCGCTGGCGCATCCACCGGGCCACGCGCAGGTGGATTTTGGCGAGGCGGTGGGCGTGATCGGCGGCGTCCGGCAGAAGGTGCATTTCTTCTGCATGGACCTGCCACAATCGGACGCCTGCTTCGTGAAGGCCTATCCGGCGGAGACGACCGAGGCGTTTCTCGACGGGCACGTGTCGGCGTTCGCTTTCTTCGGCGCTGTGCCGCGCTCGATCCTGTACGATAATACCACGATCGCGGTCGCGAAGATTTGCGGCGACGGTAAGCGCGAGCGCACCCGTGCGTTTACCGGTCTGGTCAGCCATTACCTGTTCACGGATCGCTTCGGTCGCCCCGGCAAGGGCAACGACAAGGGGAAAGTCGAAGGGCTGGTGAAGCACGCCCGAACGCACTTCATGGTGCCGATCCCGCACGCGGCGAGCTACGATGCCTTCAATGCCGAACTGGAACGCCGCTGCCGCGCCCGGCAGGAAGAGCGGGCTGGGCGGCACAGCCAGACGATCGGCGAACGGCTCGTGGCCGATCTCGCGGCAATGTGTCCTGTGCCGGTCGGGACGTTCGAGCCGTGTGAAACCAGGGCTGCGCGCGTCTCCTCGACCGCGCTGGTGCGCTACCGGACCAACGACTACTCGGTTCCGACCCGCTACGGCTTCCAGGACGTGGTGGTGAAGGGCTTCGTCGATCAGGTCGTCATCTTGTGCGGCGGCGAGGAGATCGCCCGCCATCCGCGCTGCTATGGCGAAGCCATGTTCGTGGCGAACCCACTGCATTACCTGGCGCTGATCGAGAGCAAGCCTGGAGCCCTTGACCAGGCCGCCGCACTTCAGGGCTGGGATCTGCCCGAGGTGTTCCAGCATCTGCGCCATCTTCTGGAGGCGCGGATGGGCAACAAGGGCAAGCGCGAGTTCATCCAGGTGCTGCGCCTTCTGGAAGCGCTCCCGATGGAGGTGGTCACCTTCGCGGTGAACGAGGCGATCCATATCGGTGCGATCGGCTTCGATGCGATCAAGCAGATCGCGCTTGCGCGCATCGAGCGTCGGCCTGCCCGGCTCGATCTAACCGCCTATCCGCACCTGCCCAGGATGGAGGTGAAGACGACGCGCGCCGCCGACTACGCCGCTCTCCTGCCGGAGCTGGCGGCATGA